A genomic window from Massilia sp. METH4 includes:
- the aroC gene encoding chorismate synthase, whose amino-acid sequence MSGNSFGKLFTVTTFGESHGPAIGCVIDGCPPGLALSEADIQPELDRRKPGTSRHVTQRQEPDAVQILSGVYEGVTTGTPIALLIRNEDQRSKDYGNIAESFRPGHADYTYWHKYGVRDPRGGGRSSARLTAPVVGAAAIAKKWLKEKYGTEFAGCMRQLGDIDVPFQDFSHVANNPFFAATADAALIARMESYMDDLRKAGDSIGARIDVVARNVPVGLGQPIYDKLDADIAYAMMGINAVKGVEIGAGFASVAQRGSEHGDELTPRGFGSNHAGGVLGGISTGQDITVSIAIKPTSSIRTPRQSIDKAGNPVMVETFGRHDPCVGIRATPIAEAMLALVLMDHALMHRAQCGDVQVGTPDIARQS is encoded by the coding sequence ATGTCCGGCAATTCCTTTGGCAAGCTGTTCACCGTAACGACTTTTGGCGAATCCCATGGACCGGCGATCGGTTGCGTCATCGATGGCTGCCCGCCGGGCCTGGCCTTGAGCGAGGCCGACATCCAGCCCGAGCTGGACCGCCGCAAGCCCGGCACGTCGCGCCACGTGACGCAGCGCCAGGAGCCGGACGCGGTGCAGATCCTCTCCGGCGTCTACGAAGGCGTGACCACGGGCACGCCGATCGCGCTGCTGATCCGCAACGAAGACCAGCGCAGCAAGGATTACGGCAATATCGCCGAGAGTTTCCGCCCCGGCCATGCCGATTACACGTACTGGCACAAGTACGGCGTGCGCGATCCGCGCGGCGGCGGCCGCTCGTCGGCACGCCTCACGGCGCCCGTGGTGGGTGCCGCGGCGATCGCCAAGAAATGGCTGAAGGAAAAATACGGCACCGAATTCGCCGGCTGCATGCGCCAGCTGGGCGACATCGACGTGCCGTTCCAGGATTTCAGCCATGTGGCCAATAATCCGTTTTTCGCGGCCACGGCGGACGCCGCGCTGATCGCACGGATGGAAAGCTATATGGACGACCTGCGCAAGGCCGGCGATTCGATCGGCGCGCGCATCGACGTGGTGGCGCGCAACGTGCCGGTGGGCCTGGGCCAGCCGATCTACGACAAGCTCGATGCCGACATCGCCTATGCAATGATGGGCATCAACGCCGTGAAGGGCGTGGAAATCGGCGCCGGCTTCGCGTCGGTCGCCCAGCGCGGCTCCGAGCACGGCGACGAACTGACGCCGCGGGGTTTCGGCAGCAACCATGCCGGCGGCGTGCTGGGTGGCATCTCGACGGGGCAGGACATCACCGTCTCGATCGCCATCAAGCCCACCTCGTCGATCCGCACGCCGCGCCAGTCCATCGACAAGGCCGGCAATCCGGTGATGGTGGAAACCTTCGGCCGCCACGATCCATGCGTGGGCATCCGCGCCACGCCGATCGCCGAGGCGATGCTGGCGCTGGTGCTGATGGACCATGCGCTGATGCACCGCGCCCAGTGCGGCGACGTGCAGGTGGGCACGCCGGATATCGCGCGCCAGTCTTGA
- a CDS encoding CBS domain-containing protein, translating to MKVSEILQVKGNILYTITPDQPLVEAATTMAEKDIGSLVVMEYGDLVGMLTFREVLKALQENAGSVGGGTVRKHMDDHPITVTPDTEVNEVRRIMLEKHARYLPVMNAKTLLGVISFYDVARAVLEAQSFENRMLKAYIRDWPAEQDETTS from the coding sequence ATGAAAGTCTCAGAAATCCTTCAAGTCAAGGGTAACATCCTCTACACGATCACGCCGGACCAGCCGCTGGTGGAAGCCGCCACCACGATGGCCGAGAAGGATATCGGTTCGCTCGTCGTGATGGAATATGGCGACCTGGTGGGCATGCTGACGTTCCGCGAAGTGCTCAAGGCGCTGCAGGAGAACGCCGGTTCCGTGGGCGGCGGCACGGTCCGCAAGCACATGGACGACCACCCGATCACGGTGACCCCCGACACGGAGGTCAACGAAGTGCGCCGCATCATGCTGGAAAAGCACGCGCGCTACCTGCCCGTGATGAATGCCAAGACGCTGCTGGGCGTGATCTCGTTCTATGACGTGGCCCGCGCCGTGCTGGAAGCGCAGAGCTTCGAGAACCGCATGCTGAAGGCGTATATCCGGGATTGGCCGGCCGAGCAGGACGAGACGACGAGCTGA
- the wrbA gene encoding NAD(P)H:quinone oxidoreductase yields the protein MNAPNLIILVLFYSRHGATRRLAELIAQGIESVPGCDARLRTVPAVSTVTEATQPDVPADGAPYVELADLEECAGIAVGSPTRFGNMASAMKYFWDGTSSQWLSGSLAGKPACVFTSTGSLHGGQESTLLSMMIPLLHHGLMVIGLPYTHPDLMTTSSGGTPYGASHWAGVDGRKPVTDEEKRIAVALGKRLAETAVKLRER from the coding sequence ATGAACGCGCCCAACCTGATTATCCTTGTTTTGTTCTATTCCCGGCATGGCGCCACGCGCCGCCTGGCCGAGCTGATCGCCCAGGGCATCGAGAGCGTGCCAGGGTGCGACGCGCGGCTGCGCACGGTGCCCGCCGTCTCCACGGTCACGGAAGCCACGCAGCCCGACGTGCCCGCCGACGGCGCGCCCTATGTGGAACTGGCGGACCTGGAAGAATGCGCCGGCATCGCCGTCGGCTCCCCCACCCGCTTCGGCAACATGGCGTCGGCCATGAAGTATTTCTGGGATGGCACGTCGAGCCAGTGGCTGTCCGGCAGCCTGGCCGGCAAGCCCGCCTGCGTGTTCACATCCACCGGCAGCCTGCATGGCGGCCAGGAATCGACCTTGCTGTCGATGATGATTCCGTTGCTGCACCACGGCCTGATGGTGATCGGCCTGCCCTACACCCACCCCGACCTGATGACGACGTCGTCCGGCGGCACCCCGTACGGCGCCAGCCACTGGGCCGGCGTCGATGGCCGCAAGCCAGTGACGGACGAGGAAAAGCGCATCGCCGTCGCCCTCGGCAAGCGCCTGGCCGAAACGGCCGTGAAATTGCGGGAGCGGTAA
- a CDS encoding HDOD domain-containing protein: MTIDAMTTSAHGEQTLALLWERTRRQGDMPAFAKAIGAVLGAMRGEEDGEFSMTETVLSDPVLTNKVLRLANSSMYSAFGQHVATVSKAVLVLGTEAIGHLALGLKLVEELASASTDSRQAHIEMEKAVLAGLVARELAATVRSPHTEQAVVCSMLHTLGRMMVTFYLPELWMKIQQRGGPGNEDAVAPELLGISLADIGMAAAQRWNLPSNLVSGMRTVEAAKDEGQAPLPAADWVAGIATLARRCASSLWHDDAAGAAEVLRMTAAYAPLLGLEPERMQEAIAQAREAATEELAIAPLSKPLERRAKAMAQTRQRAAGNRILQSGLADMRDMLDGASPGQMVSAALETVYKALDFSRAVAFVRNRREGRYAARMCFGSLAKEALAGMSFEDTYQPNVFHAALGSDRVIFIENARDPAFAAKLPQWWKTGLAEARSFVILPLSANGQPAGFLYGDWDETFPPIQLSQAEFTLLNELRALVVRTIERRHQAEILSSRAA, encoded by the coding sequence ATGACGATCGATGCAATGACCACCAGTGCCCACGGCGAGCAGACGCTTGCCCTGCTGTGGGAACGCACCCGCCGCCAGGGCGACATGCCCGCCTTCGCGAAGGCCATCGGCGCCGTGCTCGGTGCCATGCGCGGCGAGGAGGACGGCGAATTCTCGATGACCGAGACCGTGCTGTCGGACCCGGTGCTGACCAACAAGGTACTGCGCCTGGCTAACAGCAGCATGTATTCGGCCTTCGGCCAGCATGTCGCCACCGTCAGCAAGGCCGTGCTGGTGCTGGGCACGGAGGCCATCGGCCACCTGGCGTTGGGCCTGAAACTGGTCGAGGAACTGGCCTCCGCCAGCACCGACTCCAGGCAGGCGCATATCGAGATGGAAAAGGCCGTGTTGGCCGGGCTGGTGGCGCGCGAGCTCGCGGCCACCGTGCGCAGTCCGCACACGGAACAGGCCGTGGTGTGCTCGATGCTGCATACGCTGGGCCGCATGATGGTGACCTTCTACCTGCCCGAGCTGTGGATGAAGATCCAACAGCGCGGCGGCCCAGGCAACGAAGATGCAGTGGCGCCGGAACTGCTCGGCATCTCGCTGGCCGACATCGGGATGGCCGCCGCCCAGCGCTGGAACCTGCCGAGCAATCTCGTCTCCGGCATGCGCACCGTCGAGGCGGCCAAAGACGAAGGCCAGGCACCGCTGCCGGCCGCCGACTGGGTGGCCGGCATCGCCACGCTGGCGCGCCGCTGCGCGTCCTCGCTATGGCACGACGATGCGGCCGGCGCCGCGGAAGTACTGCGCATGACGGCAGCCTACGCGCCGCTGCTGGGCCTCGAACCCGAGCGGATGCAGGAAGCGATCGCCCAGGCCCGCGAGGCAGCCACCGAGGAGCTGGCCATCGCGCCGCTGTCCAAGCCGCTGGAGCGCCGCGCCAAGGCCATGGCGCAAACGCGCCAGCGCGCGGCCGGCAATCGCATCCTGCAAAGCGGGCTCGCCGACATGCGCGACATGCTGGACGGCGCCAGCCCTGGCCAGATGGTGTCCGCGGCACTGGAAACGGTGTACAAGGCCCTCGATTTCTCGCGCGCAGTCGCCTTCGTGCGCAACCGCCGCGAGGGCCGCTACGCGGCGCGCATGTGCTTCGGCAGCCTGGCCAAGGAGGCCCTGGCCGGCATGTCCTTCGAGGACACCTATCAGCCGAACGTGTTCCACGCCGCGCTGGGCAGCGACCGGGTGATCTTCATCGAGAACGCACGCGATCCGGCATTCGCCGCCAAGCTGCCGCAGTGGTGGAAGACCGGGCTGGCCGAGGCCCGCAGCTTCGTGATCCTGCCGCTGTCGGCCAACGGGCAGCCGGCCGGTTTCCTGTATGGAGACTGGGACGAGACGTTCCCGCCGATCCAGCTGTCGCAGGCAGAGTTCACGCTGCTCAACGAGCTGCGCGCGCTGGTGGTGAGGACCATCGAGCGGCGCCACCAGGCCGAGATATTGAGCAGCCGCGCGGCCTGA
- a CDS encoding FAD-binding oxidoreductase, with amino-acid sequence MSAFLDRCRAIAGAAFVLDAPADMAPFLRDWRGRFTGSARAVLRPGSVDEVAQLVRLCALDAVPVVPQGGNTGLVLGSVPDASGSAVVLSLARLNRIRALDPVNRTATVDAGVILQQLQEAAAAQGCLFPLSLAAEGSCTIGGNLSTNAGGTGVLRYGNTRELCLGLEVVTPQGEIWSGLRGLRKDNTGYDLRDLYIGAEGTLGIITGAVMKLFPAPKASITALAALASPADALRLLSLVQDRAGASLTGFELMSAFSLELVARHFPQLPRPFAGPHPEYALLEISSSESEAHAVALLEGAIGAAYEAGIVRDAAVATSVAQSRGLWQLREHIPLAQAADGKNIKHDISLPVSRIADFIAHAEPLLQQAFPGCRLVCFGHLGDGNLHFNVAPPAGIGNEAFLVNQESVNRVVHDAVVAFGGSISAEHGIGALKRDELARYKSPVELNLMRAIKAALDPSNIMNPGKIL; translated from the coding sequence ATGAGCGCCTTCCTGGACCGCTGCCGCGCCATCGCCGGCGCCGCCTTCGTGCTCGACGCGCCCGCCGACATGGCACCCTTCCTGCGCGACTGGCGCGGCCGCTTCACGGGCAGCGCGCGCGCCGTGCTGCGGCCGGGCAGCGTCGACGAAGTCGCGCAACTGGTGCGCCTGTGCGCGCTTGATGCCGTGCCGGTCGTGCCGCAAGGCGGCAATACCGGCCTGGTGCTGGGCAGCGTGCCCGATGCGAGCGGCAGCGCCGTCGTCCTGTCGCTGGCGCGCCTGAACCGCATCCGCGCGCTGGATCCCGTCAACCGCACGGCCACCGTCGATGCCGGCGTCATCCTGCAACAGTTGCAGGAAGCGGCCGCCGCGCAAGGCTGCCTGTTCCCGCTGTCGCTGGCCGCCGAAGGCAGTTGCACGATCGGCGGCAACCTGTCCACGAATGCCGGCGGCACGGGCGTTCTACGCTACGGCAACACCCGGGAACTGTGCCTGGGCCTCGAGGTCGTCACGCCGCAGGGCGAGATCTGGTCGGGCCTGCGCGGCCTGCGCAAGGATAATACCGGCTATGACCTGCGCGACCTGTACATCGGCGCGGAAGGCACGCTGGGCATCATCACCGGCGCCGTGATGAAGCTGTTCCCCGCGCCGAAGGCGTCGATCACGGCGCTGGCCGCCCTGGCTTCCCCGGCGGATGCGCTGCGGCTGCTCTCCCTGGTCCAGGACCGTGCCGGCGCCAGCCTGACCGGCTTCGAGCTGATGTCGGCGTTCAGCCTGGAGCTCGTGGCCAGGCATTTCCCGCAGCTGCCGCGCCCGTTCGCCGGGCCGCATCCCGAATACGCGTTGCTGGAGATATCCAGCAGCGAATCGGAAGCGCATGCGGTCGCCCTGCTCGAAGGCGCGATCGGCGCGGCCTACGAGGCAGGCATCGTGCGCGACGCGGCGGTCGCGACCTCCGTCGCGCAATCGCGCGGGCTTTGGCAACTGCGCGAACACATTCCGCTGGCCCAGGCGGCGGACGGCAAGAACATCAAGCACGATATCTCGCTGCCGGTCTCGCGCATCGCCGATTTCATCGCCCATGCGGAACCGCTGCTGCAACAGGCCTTCCCGGGCTGCCGGCTGGTCTGCTTCGGCCACCTGGGCGACGGCAACCTGCACTTCAACGTGGCGCCGCCGGCGGGCATCGGCAACGAAGCCTTCCTCGTCAACCAGGAGAGCGTCAATCGCGTGGTGCATGACGCCGTCGTGGCCTTCGGCGGCTCGATCTCGGCCGAACACGGCATCGGCGCGCTCAAGCGCGACGAACTGGCGCGCTACAAGTCGCCAGTGGAATTGAACCTGATGCGGGCCATCAAGGCCGCGCTGGACCCATCCAACATCATGAACCCCGGGAAGATCCTGTGA
- a CDS encoding DUF4124 domain-containing protein gives MRVLLAIASLAAALPAHAQMYKCVDGGKVTYSEAPCARGTQTVMKAQDAPAMQPEPGELERMQVEAARLQQERKLREAREDRLDAARERQAARRREQCARLQRASKWAADDARRATAQGADAARLKAARAAERHAAECQ, from the coding sequence GTGAGGGTTCTCCTGGCCATTGCTTCCCTCGCGGCCGCCCTGCCCGCCCACGCGCAGATGTACAAGTGCGTCGACGGCGGGAAAGTCACGTACAGCGAGGCGCCATGCGCGCGCGGCACGCAGACCGTCATGAAGGCGCAGGACGCTCCGGCAATGCAGCCCGAACCGGGCGAACTGGAACGCATGCAGGTGGAGGCGGCCAGGCTGCAACAGGAACGCAAGCTCCGCGAAGCGCGGGAAGACCGCCTCGATGCGGCCCGTGAGCGCCAGGCCGCACGGCGGCGCGAGCAGTGCGCCAGATTGCAGCGCGCGAGCAAATGGGCGGCCGACGACGCGCGCCGCGCCACCGCGCAAGGCGCCGACGCGGCCCGGCTGAAAGCGGCCCGCGCCGCCGAGCGCCATGCGGCGGAGTGCCAGTGA
- a CDS encoding DUF2069 domain-containing protein: MNGTRQKVLWWGALASVAALIAWCLLWETWLAPLKPGGSWLVLKAVPLLFPLVGVLKRDLYTLQWSSMMILAYLAEGVVRGYSDQTMPWLGWGEAALVLVFFCCALLYVHPYKRAARKAAQELLDKVARSRNGHSK; this comes from the coding sequence ATGAACGGCACCCGGCAAAAGGTGTTGTGGTGGGGAGCGCTGGCCAGCGTGGCCGCGCTGATCGCCTGGTGCCTGCTGTGGGAAACCTGGCTGGCGCCCCTGAAGCCGGGCGGCTCATGGCTGGTGCTGAAGGCCGTGCCGCTGCTGTTCCCCCTGGTAGGCGTACTCAAGCGCGACCTGTACACGCTGCAATGGTCGTCGATGATGATCCTCGCCTACCTGGCCGAGGGCGTGGTGCGCGGCTACAGCGACCAGACGATGCCCTGGCTTGGCTGGGGCGAAGCGGCCCTCGTTCTCGTATTCTTCTGCTGCGCGCTGCTGTACGTGCACCCATATAAACGAGCTGCCAGGAAGGCCGCGCAGGAACTGCTGGACAAGGTGGCGCGCAGCCGCAACGGGCACAGCAAATAG
- a CDS encoding YihY family inner membrane protein: MARRCNDGVAELRSLSWAEVRDLCLFARRRLREESLPQVAGGLTFTTVFALVPVLTIALAVFTTFPMFKTFRTALEAYFIQSVMPKAISNTILSYLTTFASQATRLSAVGAVTLVATSVAMMGMIERVFNRIWRVKAERRWTRRILVYWALITLGPLVIGVSISLSTDFFSATSSLVGNVFGALAYSILSLLLTSAGFTFLYIAVPNKVVDWRDALAGGVLAGLAFELAKRGFAVFITEFPTYSRIYGALAALPLFLLWVYLSWLITLVGALLVAALPVVKYERWWYEPVPGGAFVDAMAVLKVLHGASRYADTALVSSTTIRARTRLGFDELDSLLDRMAEKGWVGRVRGEPVPRVQFGKHVNDTGDNWVLLANPETLTLAEVYRLFVFGGMLVNAGVAQESSDPRDVAARRDAARLARNVEDAVEAGLGLTLADHFGPAVGREEDPIPC, translated from the coding sequence ATGGCGCGCCGTTGCAACGACGGCGTGGCCGAACTGCGGTCCCTGTCGTGGGCCGAAGTGCGCGACCTGTGCCTGTTCGCGCGGCGCCGCTTGCGCGAGGAAAGCCTGCCCCAGGTTGCCGGCGGGCTCACCTTCACCACCGTGTTCGCGCTGGTGCCGGTGCTCACGATCGCGCTGGCCGTGTTCACCACGTTCCCGATGTTCAAGACTTTCCGCACGGCGCTGGAAGCGTATTTCATCCAGAGCGTGATGCCGAAGGCGATCTCGAACACGATCCTGTCCTATCTGACCACGTTCGCTTCGCAGGCCACCCGGCTGTCAGCCGTGGGTGCGGTCACGCTGGTGGCGACGTCGGTCGCGATGATGGGCATGATCGAGCGCGTGTTCAACCGCATCTGGCGCGTGAAGGCCGAGCGGCGCTGGACGCGCCGCATCCTCGTCTACTGGGCGCTGATCACGCTGGGGCCGCTGGTCATCGGCGTGTCGATCTCGCTGTCCACGGACTTCTTTTCCGCGACCTCGAGCCTGGTGGGCAATGTGTTCGGCGCGCTGGCGTATTCGATCCTGTCGCTGCTCCTCACCTCGGCCGGTTTCACGTTTCTCTACATCGCCGTCCCCAACAAGGTGGTGGACTGGCGCGATGCGCTGGCCGGCGGCGTGCTGGCCGGGCTCGCGTTCGAGCTGGCCAAGCGCGGCTTCGCCGTGTTCATCACGGAATTTCCCACCTATTCGCGCATCTACGGGGCGCTGGCGGCGCTGCCGCTGTTCCTGCTGTGGGTCTATCTGTCATGGCTGATCACGCTGGTGGGCGCGCTGCTGGTGGCGGCGCTGCCGGTCGTCAAGTACGAGCGCTGGTGGTACGAGCCCGTGCCGGGCGGGGCGTTCGTCGATGCGATGGCCGTGCTGAAGGTGTTGCACGGCGCCAGCCGCTATGCCGACACGGCGCTGGTGTCGTCCACGACGATCCGGGCGCGCACGCGGCTGGGTTTCGACGAGCTCGACAGCCTGCTGGACCGCATGGCCGAGAAGGGCTGGGTGGGCCGGGTTCGCGGCGAGCCCGTGCCGCGCGTGCAGTTCGGCAAGCACGTGAACGACACGGGCGACAATTGGGTATTGCTGGCCAACCCCGAGACGCTGACCCTGGCCGAAGTCTACCGGCTGTTCGTGTTCGGCGGCATGCTCGTCAACGCGGGCGTGGCGCAGGAGTCCAGCGACCCGCGCGACGTGGCCGCGCGCCGCGATGCGGCGCGGCTGGCACGCAATGTCGAGGACGCGGTGGAAGCGGGCCTCGGGCTCACGCTGGCCGACCATTTCGGCCCGGCGGTCGGGCGCGAGGAGGACCCGATCCCCTGCTGA
- a CDS encoding EAL domain-containing protein, whose amino-acid sequence MPPSSTPIGGQDELVFLDEPPPQPAAARRAAWRVMIVDDDEDVHSTTTFALGNLDMQGRPLEFVHAYSAAQARELLAHEQDIAVVLLDVVMEQDDAGLHLVRHIRETLKLADVRIILRTGQPGYAPEIDAIRDFDINDYKTKSELTRIKLYTTVTAAIRSYEQIRRIDDSRRGLNRIVEAGTALMALHGVRDFAGGALLQAAALLGQPASGMLCARGDGAAAHVVAACGAWRAIEGGQLGTDTEPALPPLLARALAERRNVHANDAVALYLAGKTGRSFAALLDLVRPATELEERLLEVFAANVAVGLDNVELLSHLHEAAFYDTLSKLPNRTRLIEILDATLAGPARDEATLCLVDLDHFAETNDALGHAFGDQLLAAVAVRLQNCLARQLTVARIGGDIFCVLGDSSQVHPAGILPLFQEPFVIEGQTVQVSATLGLVRLAEHDGSGTDALKDADIALKRAKSQQRAGHFYFTRNMGVEIRERVRMMHALRSAFGSHELFLAYQPQMDLATRRPVGAEALLRWRTADGKFVPPDRFIPIAEYSGLIVDIGEWVLRTACAELVRLRAAGHHDFTMSINVSQVQFRHPQFLQVLRRALADTGAPPRYVELEITESMAMEEPETFIAMLAQVKETGVHIAIDDFGTGFSSLSHLQRLRLDRLKIDRAFVTEITGSSRGSSIAEMVIQLGRNLGLSVVAEGVEDEMQARVLHNLGCPLAQGYLFARPMGAGELSDWLSGQARLRA is encoded by the coding sequence ATGCCCCCATCGAGCACTCCCATCGGCGGCCAGGATGAGCTGGTCTTCCTGGACGAGCCGCCGCCGCAACCCGCCGCCGCGCGCCGCGCCGCATGGCGGGTAATGATCGTCGACGACGACGAGGACGTGCATTCGACTACCACCTTCGCGCTCGGCAACCTGGACATGCAGGGCCGGCCGCTGGAATTCGTGCACGCCTACTCGGCCGCGCAGGCGCGCGAACTGCTCGCCCACGAACAGGACATCGCCGTGGTCCTCCTCGACGTGGTCATGGAGCAGGACGACGCCGGCCTCCATCTGGTGCGGCACATCCGCGAGACGCTGAAGCTGGCGGACGTGCGCATCATCCTGCGCACCGGCCAGCCCGGCTATGCGCCCGAGATCGACGCGATCCGCGACTTCGACATCAACGACTACAAGACCAAGTCCGAGCTCACCCGCATCAAGCTGTACACGACGGTGACGGCGGCCATCCGCTCCTACGAGCAGATCCGGCGCATCGACGACAGCCGGCGCGGCCTGAACCGCATCGTCGAGGCGGGCACGGCGCTGATGGCCCTGCACGGCGTGCGCGACTTCGCCGGTGGCGCCCTGCTGCAGGCTGCGGCGCTGCTGGGGCAGCCGGCCAGCGGCATGCTGTGCGCGCGCGGCGACGGCGCTGCGGCCCATGTGGTGGCCGCCTGCGGGGCCTGGCGTGCGATCGAGGGCGGGCAGCTGGGCACCGATACGGAACCCGCGCTGCCACCGCTACTGGCGCGCGCATTGGCGGAACGGCGCAACGTCCATGCAAACGATGCCGTGGCCCTGTACCTGGCCGGCAAGACCGGCCGCAGCTTCGCCGCCCTGCTCGATCTCGTGCGCCCGGCCACCGAGCTGGAAGAACGGTTGCTCGAAGTGTTTGCGGCCAACGTGGCGGTGGGCCTGGACAATGTCGAACTGCTGTCCCACCTTCACGAGGCGGCCTTCTACGACACGCTGTCGAAGCTGCCGAACCGCACCCGGCTGATCGAGATCCTGGACGCCACGCTGGCCGGTCCGGCGCGCGACGAGGCCACGCTGTGCCTCGTCGACCTGGACCATTTCGCCGAAACCAACGATGCGCTGGGCCACGCCTTCGGCGACCAGCTGCTGGCGGCAGTGGCGGTGCGCCTGCAGAACTGCCTGGCGCGGCAGCTGACGGTGGCCCGCATCGGCGGCGACATCTTCTGCGTGCTGGGAGACTCGTCGCAGGTGCACCCGGCCGGCATCCTGCCGCTGTTCCAGGAACCGTTCGTGATCGAAGGCCAGACGGTGCAGGTCAGCGCCACGCTTGGGCTGGTGCGGCTGGCCGAGCACGACGGCAGCGGTACCGATGCGTTGAAGGATGCCGACATCGCCCTGAAGCGCGCCAAGTCGCAGCAGCGGGCCGGCCACTTCTATTTCACGCGCAATATGGGCGTCGAGATCCGCGAGCGGGTGCGCATGATGCATGCGCTGCGCTCGGCGTTCGGCAGCCATGAGCTGTTCCTGGCCTACCAGCCGCAGATGGACCTCGCCACCCGCCGCCCGGTCGGCGCGGAAGCGCTGCTGCGCTGGCGCACCGCCGACGGCAAGTTCGTGCCGCCCGACCGCTTCATTCCCATCGCCGAGTATTCCGGGCTGATCGTCGATATCGGCGAATGGGTGCTGCGCACGGCCTGCGCCGAGCTGGTGCGCCTGCGCGCCGCCGGTCACCATGATTTCACGATGTCGATCAATGTCTCGCAGGTGCAGTTCCGCCACCCGCAATTCCTGCAGGTGCTGCGGCGCGCGCTGGCCGACACGGGCGCCCCGCCCCGCTACGTGGAACTGGAGATCACGGAATCGATGGCCATGGAAGAGCCGGAAACCTTCATCGCCATGCTGGCCCAGGTGAAGGAAACGGGCGTGCACATCGCCATCGACGATTTCGGCACCGGCTTCTCGTCGCTGTCGCACCTGCAGCGGCTGCGGCTCGACCGGCTGAAGATCGACCGCGCGTTCGTGACCGAGATCACCGGGTCGTCGCGCGGCAGCAGCATCGCCGAGATGGTCATCCAGCTCGGGCGCAACCTGGGCTTGTCCGTCGTCGCGGAGGGCGTCGAGGACGAGATGCAGGCGCGCGTGCTGCACAACCTCGGCTGCCCGCTGGCTCAGGGGTATCTGTTTGCCCGGCCGATGGGGGCGGGAGAGTTGTCGGACTGGCTGTCCGGCCAGGCCCGGCTGCGCGCCTAA